The following proteins come from a genomic window of Carassius carassius chromosome 10, fCarCar2.1, whole genome shotgun sequence:
- the LOC132151942 gene encoding uncharacterized protein LOC132151942 isoform X1: MYSVKIMFVVSLFIPAVRSSKDLWKLECLPTVGILAETTVIRCYFKDIKDIEIVAVYLTKVGEDKPLFSQEESKRSGDKRFKLLENSTMRPSLQISETMFSDEGEYHYHVTTDSGFKDIKLSISVTARYKNPVTSTWPEKVMDRGPVSLYCNATDGYPAGTINWFDRSGTNWTSNSVLTKDPKVISGVKSVALSSKLTLKSIALDLAPFKCIVFNSKYVQDGLKTLDITPVLDETNMVSSGSKTKSIVAGVIVIGSLTVGLLFALLFFRKRNHTHRRPSANPILSYEQGNDDDPEK, encoded by the exons ATGTATTCAGTGAAGATTATGTTTGTGGTTTCTCTCTTCATCCCTGCTGTGAGGTCCAGCAAAG ATTTGTGGAAACTGGAATGCCTGCCTACAGTTGGAATTCTTGCTGAGACCACAGTTATCAGATGCTATTTCAAAGACATAAAAGATATTGAGATAGTTGCAGTCTATTTAACAAAAGTTGGAGAGGATAAGCCATTATTTAGCCAAGAAGAATCAAAAAGATCGGGAGATAAACGCTTTAAACTTCTTGAAAACTCAACAATGCGTCCATCTCTGCAAATCTCTGAAACAATGTTTTCTGATGAGGGTGAATATCACTACCATGTTACAACGGACAGTGGTTTTAAAGACATTAAACTTTCCATCAGTGTCACAG CGAGGTACAAGAATCCTGTCACAAGCACATGGCCTGAAAAGGTAATGGATAGAGGACCTGTCAGCCTTTACTGCAATGCTACCGACGGCTACCCAGCAGGCACCATTAATTGGTTTGACCGATCTGGAACCAATTGGACCTCGAATTCAGTGCTGACAAAAGACCCCAAAGTCATCAGCGGTGTAAAATCTGTGGCTTTGTCTAGCAAACTGACTCTCAAGTCTATCGCCTTGGACCTAGCACCATTTAAATGCATCGTCTTTAATAGTAAATAtgtacaagatggattaaaaacATTGGATATCACACCTGTTTTAG ATGAAACAAACATGGTTTCTTCAGGATCTAAGACAAAAAGCATTGTCGCTGGTGTGATAGTCATTGGATCGCTTACTGTTGGCCTGCTGTTTGCTCTGTTGTTTTTCAGAAAAAGAAATCATACTC ATAGACGACCTTCTGCTAATCCTATTCTAA gtTATGAACAAGGAAACGATGATGATCCGGAAAAATAG
- the LOC132151942 gene encoding uncharacterized protein LOC132151942 isoform X2: MYSVKIMFVVSLFIPAVRSSKDLWKLECLPTVGILAETTVIRCYFKDIKDIEIVAVYLTKVGEDKPLFSQEESKRSGDKRFKLLENSTMRPSLQISETMFSDEGEYHYHVTTDSGFKDIKLSISVTARYKNPVTSTWPEKVMDRGPVSLYCNATDGYPAGTINWFDRSGTNWTSNSVLTKDPKVISGVKSVALSSKLTLKSIALDLAPFKCIVFNSKYVQDGLKTLDITPVLDETNMVSSGSKTKSIVAGVIVIGSLTVGLLFALLFFRKRNHTRYEQGNDDDPEK, translated from the exons ATGTATTCAGTGAAGATTATGTTTGTGGTTTCTCTCTTCATCCCTGCTGTGAGGTCCAGCAAAG ATTTGTGGAAACTGGAATGCCTGCCTACAGTTGGAATTCTTGCTGAGACCACAGTTATCAGATGCTATTTCAAAGACATAAAAGATATTGAGATAGTTGCAGTCTATTTAACAAAAGTTGGAGAGGATAAGCCATTATTTAGCCAAGAAGAATCAAAAAGATCGGGAGATAAACGCTTTAAACTTCTTGAAAACTCAACAATGCGTCCATCTCTGCAAATCTCTGAAACAATGTTTTCTGATGAGGGTGAATATCACTACCATGTTACAACGGACAGTGGTTTTAAAGACATTAAACTTTCCATCAGTGTCACAG CGAGGTACAAGAATCCTGTCACAAGCACATGGCCTGAAAAGGTAATGGATAGAGGACCTGTCAGCCTTTACTGCAATGCTACCGACGGCTACCCAGCAGGCACCATTAATTGGTTTGACCGATCTGGAACCAATTGGACCTCGAATTCAGTGCTGACAAAAGACCCCAAAGTCATCAGCGGTGTAAAATCTGTGGCTTTGTCTAGCAAACTGACTCTCAAGTCTATCGCCTTGGACCTAGCACCATTTAAATGCATCGTCTTTAATAGTAAATAtgtacaagatggattaaaaacATTGGATATCACACCTGTTTTAG ATGAAACAAACATGGTTTCTTCAGGATCTAAGACAAAAAGCATTGTCGCTGGTGTGATAGTCATTGGATCGCTTACTGTTGGCCTGCTGTTTGCTCTGTTGTTTTTCAGAAAAAGAAATCATACTC gtTATGAACAAGGAAACGATGATGATCCGGAAAAATAG